From the Candidatus Rokuibacteriota bacterium genome, one window contains:
- a CDS encoding xanthine dehydrogenase family protein subunit M has protein sequence MKPPRFDYLVPRTQDEALAMLAEHGERAKLLAGGQSLIPLLNFRLVQPEALVDINRIADLAYVRERNGGLAVGALTRQHALERSETVRRRLPILAEACRLIGHLPIRHRGTVGGNLAHADPASELPAVMLALDAEFVVVAKGARRMLAARDFFTGVLSTALRPGELLAEIRLPGLPPRTGAAFVEMARRAGDFALVGVAALLTLDAAGRCQQARLALCGVGPTPIRASEAERVLIGEAPRGAALEAAAERAVAATDPPSDIHGSAEFRRKLARYFTRQALETDAQRAGGV, from the coding sequence CGCCATGCTGGCCGAGCATGGCGAGCGGGCGAAGCTGCTGGCGGGTGGACAGAGCCTGATCCCGCTCCTCAACTTCCGCCTCGTCCAACCCGAAGCGCTGGTGGACATCAACCGGATCGCGGACCTCGCCTACGTCCGCGAGCGGAACGGCGGCCTCGCCGTCGGCGCCCTGACCCGCCAGCACGCGCTCGAGCGCTCCGAGACCGTGCGTCGCCGCCTTCCCATCCTGGCCGAGGCGTGTCGCCTCATCGGTCACCTGCCCATCCGCCATCGCGGGACCGTCGGCGGCAACCTGGCCCACGCCGACCCCGCATCGGAACTTCCCGCCGTGATGCTCGCGCTGGACGCGGAATTCGTCGTGGTCGCGAAGGGCGCGCGTCGCATGCTGGCGGCGCGCGACTTCTTCACCGGCGTCCTCAGCACCGCCCTGCGTCCGGGTGAGCTGCTGGCCGAGATCCGGCTGCCGGGGCTGCCGCCCCGGACAGGGGCCGCCTTCGTCGAGATGGCGCGGCGGGCCGGCGACTTCGCCCTGGTGGGCGTGGCGGCTCTCCTCACGCTCGACGCCGCCGGCCGCTGCCAGCAGGCTCGGCTGGCGCTCTGCGGCGTGGGCCCGACACCGATCCGCGCCAGCGAGGCCGAGCGCGTGCTGATCGGCGAGGCGCCGCGGGGGGCCGCGCTTGAGGCCGCCGCCGAGCGCGCGGTGGCCGCCACCGACCCGCCCAGCGACATCCACGGATCGGCCGAGTTCCGTCGCAAGCTCGCGCGCTACTTCACGCGCCAGGCGCTCGAGACTGACGCGCAGCGCGCAGGAGGTGTCTGA